The following proteins are co-located in the Massilia litorea genome:
- a CDS encoding OmpA family protein, with protein sequence MAFIPFVRAQVASRLPQPVDFRVRQALEIQRFSEFVTDISPKQKDEIEQLAREIVRSNSTNDPIYAFRVEGHADIARTIPVGQRTQFENEISEERAENGFRLLVEALERIGGKALAEKIARDSKAFGMGTQRLKIPNAITKDQFEQNRRAVFFVQQVTYIQPGPPPPPPPTSVIEDRFTVQLVKSATVTKTITPSLKVVDFGIEGIILAATLEIVDTIDKKRATFNVFATGVGVSIGPPQLPAGSQIVFSPGPPVKFKIFRLLGKNRVHIDLNSFVGSVTVFINAGTSPGGTQSVGGALSFSFDALEAAGVNTQPTLVMVPSGSSSLSTPSVGGGDVLPLARMIMIGTPSDL encoded by the coding sequence ATGGCTTTCATTCCGTTTGTTCGCGCACAAGTTGCAAGCAGGCTGCCACAACCCGTCGATTTCAGAGTGAGACAAGCGCTCGAAATACAGCGTTTTTCCGAATTTGTCACGGACATCTCGCCGAAGCAGAAAGACGAGATCGAGCAATTGGCGCGGGAGATCGTTCGAAGCAATTCCACGAATGATCCCATTTATGCGTTTCGCGTCGAGGGCCATGCAGACATCGCTCGCACGATTCCTGTTGGACAACGAACGCAATTCGAAAACGAAATCAGCGAAGAGCGTGCGGAAAATGGCTTCCGGCTGTTGGTGGAAGCACTGGAAAGGATCGGCGGCAAGGCGCTGGCGGAAAAGATTGCCAGGGACTCGAAGGCGTTCGGCATGGGCACGCAGCGTTTGAAGATTCCGAATGCCATCACAAAAGATCAGTTCGAGCAGAACCGGCGCGCCGTCTTCTTCGTTCAGCAAGTCACCTATATCCAGCCAGGACCTCCGCCCCCACCACCGCCCACCTCGGTCATTGAGGACAGGTTCACGGTCCAGCTGGTGAAGAGTGCCACTGTGACCAAAACCATCACGCCCTCACTGAAGGTGGTCGACTTTGGGATCGAGGGCATCATCCTGGCGGCCACGCTGGAAATCGTCGATACGATCGACAAGAAACGCGCAACGTTCAATGTCTTTGCCACCGGGGTCGGCGTAAGTATCGGGCCACCGCAACTCCCGGCCGGTAGTCAGATCGTCTTCAGTCCGGGGCCGCCGGTGAAGTTCAAGATCTTTCGTTTGCTGGGGAAAAACCGTGTTCATATCGATCTGAACAGTTTCGTGGGATCTGTGACCGTCTTCATCAACGCCGGTACAAGTCCGGGCGGAACGCAGTCAGTGGGTGGCGCTTTGTCGTTTTCGTTCGACGCTCTGGAGGCGGCTGGCGTCAACACCCAGCCGACCTTGGTCATGGTTCCGAGCGGCTCTTCAAGCCTGTCGACGCCGTCCGTCGGGGGCGGCGATGTCTTGCCTTTGGCACGGATGATAATGATCGGAACACCGTCCGACCTCTGA
- a CDS encoding urease accessory protein UreD: MPGGRWQAQLRLGFVRGGDGTKLGERIHCGPLRVQKPLYPEGAQVCHAIIVHPPGGIVGGDALAIDIGAANGAHALLTTPGAGKWYRANGCPSRQDMRIDVAENAALEWLPQETLFYREAEVEMTHDVSLAANARYLGSELLCFGRTASGEVFTEGSIRQTSTIRRDGELVWHEEGRIDGAGAAMHSRFGLDGNTVCASLVACGLTLDAGQLRQLREELDRTGGTTGVTQLPKIVVVRHLGRSSEAARAVLLAAWRRLRPALLGREATVPRLWTT; encoded by the coding sequence TTGCCTGGCGGTCGCTGGCAGGCGCAGCTGCGCCTCGGTTTCGTGCGCGGTGGCGACGGAACCAAGCTGGGTGAACGCATTCACTGCGGTCCGCTGCGCGTGCAAAAGCCCTTGTATCCGGAAGGCGCACAGGTCTGCCATGCGATCATTGTCCATCCGCCCGGCGGCATCGTCGGGGGCGACGCGCTCGCCATCGATATCGGCGCCGCCAATGGTGCCCACGCGCTGCTGACAACGCCTGGCGCTGGCAAGTGGTATCGCGCAAACGGCTGTCCGTCGCGTCAGGACATGCGCATCGATGTCGCCGAAAACGCCGCGCTCGAATGGCTGCCCCAGGAAACCCTGTTCTACCGCGAGGCCGAGGTCGAGATGACCCACGACGTGTCGCTCGCTGCAAACGCGCGCTATCTCGGCAGCGAGCTCCTGTGTTTCGGCCGCACCGCGTCGGGCGAAGTGTTCACTGAAGGTTCAATACGGCAGACCAGCACCATTCGCCGCGACGGGGAACTGGTGTGGCACGAAGAGGGCAGGATCGATGGCGCCGGGGCTGCGATGCACAGTCGGTTCGGCCTGGACGGCAACACAGTCTGCGCCAGCCTGGTCGCCTGCGGCCTCACGCTCGACGCCGGCCAGCTGCGGCAACTGCGCGAGGAACTCGATCGCACCGGCGGGACAACCGGCGTGACCCAGCTGCCGAAGATCGTCGTCGTGCGCCATCTCGGCCGCTCCAGCGAGGCGGCGCGCGCCGTGCTGCTCGCGGCCTGGCGCCGCCTGCGCCCTGCCCTGCTCGGGCGCGAGGCCACCGTGCCGCGCCTGTGGACTACCTGA
- a CDS encoding ClpXP protease specificity-enhancing factor, which produces MPDISTKPYLLRALYEWCTDSGFTPYLAVKVDAATTVPMEYVKKGEIILNISYGATSGLKMDNDAIQFRARFAGVSREIYVPVQNVLAIYANENGQGMAFDVSTTAAEMAAAEEEPSPSAPTLSAVPGVTSEAPPAEVSHSPDDNNEPPKKGGRPTLTRIK; this is translated from the coding sequence ATGCCTGATATTTCCACTAAACCCTATTTGCTGCGCGCCCTGTATGAATGGTGCACCGACAGCGGTTTCACGCCCTATCTTGCAGTCAAGGTCGACGCGGCCACGACGGTTCCGATGGAATACGTCAAAAAGGGCGAGATCATCCTGAACATCAGCTATGGCGCGACCTCCGGGCTGAAGATGGACAACGACGCGATCCAGTTCCGCGCCCGCTTCGCCGGCGTCTCGCGTGAAATCTACGTGCCGGTACAAAACGTGCTGGCGATCTACGCCAACGAAAACGGCCAGGGCATGGCCTTCGACGTCAGCACCACCGCGGCCGAGATGGCGGCAGCCGAGGAAGAGCCGAGCCCGAGCGCGCCGACCCTGTCGGCCGTGCCTGGCGTGACCAGCGAAGCGCCGCCGGCGGAGGTGTCGCATTCGCCCGACGACAACAATGAGCCCCCGAAAAAAGGCGGCCGCCCGACGCTGACCCGGATTAAATAG
- a CDS encoding urease subunit beta, producing the protein MIPGEMLIEPGELELNAGRPTVSLAVANSGDRPIQVGSHFHFYETNPALQFQRALAYGMRLDIAAGTAVRFEPGQVRTVTLVALAGDRIVFGFNGQVNGALKEAP; encoded by the coding sequence ATGATTCCAGGAGAGATGCTGATCGAACCGGGCGAACTGGAGCTGAACGCCGGCAGGCCGACCGTGTCGCTCGCGGTGGCGAACAGTGGCGACCGGCCGATCCAGGTCGGCTCGCATTTTCACTTTTATGAGACCAATCCGGCCTTGCAGTTCCAGCGCGCCCTCGCCTACGGCATGCGGCTCGATATCGCCGCCGGCACCGCGGTGCGTTTCGAGCCGGGCCAGGTGCGCACCGTCACCCTCGTTGCGCTGGCCGGCGACCGGATCGTCTTCGGTTTTAATGGTCAGGTCAACGGAGCGTTGAAGGAGGCGCCATGA
- a CDS encoding urease subunit gamma, translating to MELTPREKDKLLIFTAALLAERRKGRGLKLNYPEAVAYISAAIMEGARDGKSVAQLMSEGTAILSRDEVMEGVPEMIPDVQVEATFPDGSKLVTVHHPII from the coding sequence ATGGAACTCACCCCACGCGAAAAAGACAAGCTGCTGATTTTTACGGCCGCCCTCCTCGCCGAGCGCCGCAAGGGACGTGGACTGAAACTGAATTATCCCGAAGCGGTCGCCTATATCTCGGCCGCCATCATGGAAGGCGCGCGGGACGGGAAGAGCGTGGCGCAATTGATGAGCGAGGGGACGGCGATCCTGTCGCGCGACGAGGTGATGGAAGGCGTGCCGGAAATGATCCCGGATGTGCAGGTCGAGGCCACCTTCCCCGACGGCAGCAAGCTCGTCACCGTGCACCATCCAATCATCTAG